From a single Streptomyces sp. NBC_01264 genomic region:
- a CDS encoding TerD family protein, with translation MTEIIKGGNLPLSGEPMRVAVVRRDGGPGSPAVDAAALLVGAGGKVRGRGDLVFYNQPEHAASAVRLLGDARGEGGVTADWLEIDPGRVEPAVERIVVAASCDGGTFGEVADLYLRAVAAATGEQLALYSVEDATTETAILLGEFYRRDGGWKFRAVGQGYASGLPGLATDFGFTVPDEASAEPREEPAAAPTPAPMPDRLPPPPPLPEPATAAEPVRVPVPVPVPPPEPPQPQVVLKTADAVPVSDAPPRVPAGRLNSLPFEFGKEFPPIRESGLGPGIVEIGSRLPRGFVVVELMKAGAGYVNLALLKPNGRRTKQIMSSRIDDLHGRAVFRNLADRPLRLEVDTRCAWTVTLRPVTVVPELVDRVEGHGPDVLAHSHHLLDIKVRNLGKDEERGPMEVQAVRNNDNRERVFYRPDRGRGVATLPLSPRLLIIDAPGPWSIEPTELNPVSFWLRHR, from the coding sequence ATGACAGAGATCATCAAGGGGGGAAACCTTCCGCTCAGCGGCGAGCCGATGCGCGTCGCCGTCGTACGCCGTGACGGCGGGCCCGGCTCGCCGGCGGTCGACGCGGCCGCCCTGCTCGTCGGGGCGGGCGGCAAGGTCAGGGGCCGCGGCGACCTGGTGTTCTACAACCAGCCCGAGCACGCGGCGAGCGCCGTACGGCTGTTGGGCGACGCCCGGGGCGAGGGCGGGGTCACCGCGGACTGGCTGGAGATCGACCCCGGCCGCGTGGAGCCGGCCGTGGAACGGATCGTGGTCGCGGCGTCCTGTGACGGCGGGACGTTCGGGGAGGTCGCGGACCTGTACCTGCGGGCGGTCGCTGCGGCCACGGGGGAGCAGCTCGCGCTGTACTCCGTGGAGGACGCGACGACGGAGACCGCGATCCTGCTGGGCGAGTTCTACCGCAGGGACGGCGGATGGAAGTTCCGCGCCGTGGGGCAGGGCTACGCGTCCGGACTGCCGGGCCTGGCCACCGACTTCGGCTTCACCGTGCCGGACGAGGCATCCGCGGAGCCGCGCGAGGAGCCGGCGGCGGCCCCCACCCCGGCGCCGATGCCCGACCGGCTCCCACCCCCGCCGCCCCTGCCGGAGCCGGCGACGGCGGCCGAGCCCGTACGGGTACCCGTACCCGTACCCGTGCCGCCGCCCGAACCTCCGCAGCCCCAGGTCGTCCTGAAGACCGCGGATGCGGTGCCGGTCTCCGATGCCCCGCCCCGCGTGCCGGCGGGTCGGCTCAACTCCCTTCCCTTCGAGTTCGGGAAGGAGTTCCCGCCGATCCGGGAATCGGGCCTGGGCCCCGGCATCGTGGAGATCGGCAGTCGGCTCCCGCGCGGCTTCGTGGTGGTCGAGCTGATGAAGGCGGGCGCCGGGTACGTGAACCTCGCCCTCCTGAAGCCCAACGGCCGCCGGACGAAGCAGATCATGTCCAGCCGGATCGACGATCTGCACGGCCGGGCCGTCTTCCGCAACCTCGCGGACCGTCCGCTGCGGCTGGAGGTGGACACACGGTGCGCGTGGACGGTCACCCTACGGCCGGTGACGGTCGTACCCGAGCTCGTCGACCGGGTCGAGGGGCACGGGCCGGACGTACTGGCCCACAGCCACCACCTCCTCGACATCAAGGTCAGGAACCTCGGGAAGGATGAGGAACGGGGCCCCATGGAGGTGCAGGCCGTCCGGAACAACGACAACCGCGAGCGCGTCTTCTACCGCCCGGACCGCGGCCGCGGCGTCGCCACGCTCCCCCTGAGCCCGCGCCTGCTGATCATCGACGCTCCCGGCCCCTGGTCCATCGAACCCACGGAACTGAACCCCGTCAGCTTCTGGCTCCGCCACCGCTGA
- a CDS encoding helix-turn-helix domain-containing protein — MGSVDVLDPRAMPAAAPGSRSARRRPPAAALRPFIINYTGFHTEFTTPRRRLELPTGCVTLVFSFSEGLWVSRTENLATAQLRPAARAMISGPRTVPAIGVHAGVVHGLEVNMTPQGCYRLFGIPMWHFEDAHVDLVEVLGRQGHHLTERLQALPSWTERFALLDALFCARLDAGPSCAPEVVGALSGLWADTRSLTRVSAATGWSARTVRARFREQVGLSPKAMARVFRLQHALRMLAAGTAAAQVAAACGYHDQAHLSREVKAMTGLPPSRFVVLRGGLAPGSVLDRMRGRVSSVMLSG, encoded by the coding sequence ATGGGCTCGGTCGACGTCTTGGATCCACGCGCGATGCCCGCCGCCGCCCCGGGCAGCCGATCGGCGCGCCGCCGCCCGCCGGCCGCCGCGCTGCGACCGTTCATCATCAACTACACGGGCTTCCACACCGAGTTCACCACCCCGAGGCGCCGTCTGGAGCTGCCCACCGGCTGCGTGACGCTGGTGTTCAGCTTCTCCGAGGGCCTGTGGGTCTCCCGTACGGAGAACCTCGCGACGGCCCAACTGCGGCCCGCCGCCCGGGCCATGATCAGCGGCCCGCGCACGGTGCCGGCGATCGGGGTGCACGCGGGGGTGGTGCACGGGCTGGAGGTGAACATGACCCCGCAGGGCTGCTACCGGCTGTTCGGCATCCCGATGTGGCACTTCGAGGACGCCCACGTGGATCTGGTGGAGGTGCTCGGGCGCCAGGGCCACCACCTCACCGAACGGCTCCAGGCGCTCCCCTCGTGGACGGAGCGGTTCGCCCTGCTGGACGCCCTCTTCTGCGCCCGACTCGACGCCGGCCCCTCCTGCGCGCCCGAGGTCGTCGGCGCCCTCTCCGGGCTCTGGGCCGACACCCGCTCCCTGACCCGGGTGAGCGCGGCGACGGGCTGGAGCGCCCGTACCGTACGGGCCCGGTTCCGCGAGCAGGTGGGCCTGTCCCCCAAGGCCATGGCCCGGGTGTTCCGGCTGCAGCACGCGCTGCGGATGCTGGCGGCGGGAACGGCGGCGGCGCAGGTGGCGGCGGCCTGCGGCTACCACGACCAGGCGCACCTGAGCCGCGAGGTGAAGGCGATGACGGGGCTGCCCCCGTCCCGGTTCGTCGTACTGCGGGGCGGACTGGCACCGGGCTCGGTCCTGGACCGGATGCGGGGCCGGGTCAGCAGCGTGATGCTGTCGGGCTAG
- a CDS encoding XRE family transcriptional regulator, with protein MGEETPTGRRDTMGDRLGFLIETIHPAGRGPYTYQEIAEGTKKLSGPSVSHGTVQTIRLNNNPNPGIDSIRAIANFFGVTVGYLADGENAQAIEQRIEERIARLREEMGKAAAADEFAQVLEDEQVKAAAFRLSGLSAGSMRSVTGLIKQLRKAEGLPDVNPRRRRGKDS; from the coding sequence ATGGGTGAGGAGACCCCCACCGGCCGGCGGGACACCATGGGTGACCGCCTCGGCTTCTTGATCGAGACGATCCACCCGGCGGGCCGCGGTCCGTACACGTACCAAGAGATCGCCGAAGGCACCAAGAAGCTGTCCGGACCCTCCGTCTCGCACGGCACGGTCCAGACCATCCGCCTGAACAACAACCCCAACCCGGGCATCGACTCGATCCGCGCGATCGCCAACTTCTTCGGCGTCACCGTCGGATACCTGGCCGACGGCGAGAACGCCCAGGCGATCGAGCAGCGGATCGAGGAGCGGATCGCACGGCTGCGCGAGGAGATGGGCAAGGCCGCGGCGGCCGACGAGTTCGCCCAGGTCCTCGAGGACGAACAGGTCAAGGCCGCGGCCTTCCGCCTGAGCGGACTGTCCGCCGGATCCATGCGCTCCGTCACCGGCCTGATCAAGCAGCTCCGCAAGGCCGAAGGACTTCCGGATGTGAACCCGCGCCGGCGCCGCGGCAAGGATTCCTGA
- a CDS encoding MAB_1171c family putative transporter: protein MKHLEAAILVMLWTVTLWRAPSAVRSVKQRALWAAFAALTVSMTLRLPGVMRTLDDWAGVNNLSTLFKHWLGMIAAGAVVDFVVAIARPETGRRLRVRHYAALTAMTAMAVLFAFFVPRPHEMTDFFEETAGNGWATVYYLLFVVYLGIAMATATWLFWGSARHASALWLRTGVRLMGIGTAVGVLYTLMRAGYIASRLAGLTDDTSDVAVDNVTDALKYLAIGFILIGSSIPAFGVAWRTVQDGRHHRQLQPLWQDLTAVTPDIVLKTGLLRSPRLRLYRRVIEIRDAALTLDAYTAPEVRERAHRAALEAGFDPATSPAAEALRMRAAREGKARGALPLHGAQEPAATVGIDDLDFTTEVLRLIQLARIYHSAVADEFLTTTSQEATA from the coding sequence GTGAAACACCTCGAAGCAGCCATCCTGGTCATGCTGTGGACGGTGACGCTCTGGCGCGCCCCCTCGGCCGTCCGCTCGGTCAAACAGCGGGCCCTGTGGGCGGCGTTCGCCGCCCTGACCGTCTCCATGACGCTGCGCCTGCCCGGAGTGATGCGCACGCTGGACGACTGGGCGGGGGTCAACAACCTCTCCACCCTCTTCAAGCACTGGCTGGGCATGATCGCGGCCGGCGCGGTCGTCGACTTCGTCGTCGCCATCGCCCGTCCGGAGACCGGCCGCCGGCTGCGGGTCCGTCACTACGCCGCCCTGACCGCGATGACGGCCATGGCGGTGCTCTTCGCCTTCTTCGTCCCGCGGCCCCACGAAATGACCGACTTCTTCGAGGAGACCGCCGGCAACGGCTGGGCCACGGTCTACTACCTCCTGTTCGTCGTCTACCTCGGCATCGCCATGGCCACCGCCACCTGGCTCTTCTGGGGCAGCGCCCGGCACGCCAGCGCCCTGTGGCTGCGGACCGGCGTCCGCCTCATGGGCATCGGGACCGCCGTCGGCGTGCTCTACACCCTGATGCGGGCCGGGTACATCGCGAGCCGCCTCGCGGGCCTCACGGACGACACCAGCGATGTCGCGGTCGACAACGTCACCGACGCCCTGAAGTACCTGGCGATCGGCTTCATCCTCATCGGGAGCAGCATCCCCGCCTTCGGCGTGGCCTGGCGCACCGTCCAGGACGGCCGCCACCACCGCCAGCTCCAGCCGCTCTGGCAGGACCTGACCGCGGTCACCCCCGACATCGTCCTGAAGACCGGGCTCCTGCGCAGCCCGCGCCTGCGGCTGTACCGCAGGGTGATCGAGATCCGCGACGCCGCCCTGACCCTGGACGCGTACACCGCCCCGGAGGTCCGCGAGCGCGCGCACCGCGCCGCCCTGGAGGCGGGGTTCGACCCGGCGACGAGCCCGGCGGCCGAAGCCCTCCGGATGCGGGCGGCCCGCGAGGGCAAGGCCCGCGGGGCGCTGCCGCTCCACGGCGCCCAGGAGCCGGCCGCCACCGTCGGGATCGACGACCTCGACTTCACCACCGAAGTACTGCGCCTCATCCAGCTCGCCCGGATCTACCACTCCGCCGTGGCCGACGAGTTCCTCACCACCACCAGCCAGGAGGCCACGGCGTGA